From the genome of Monomorium pharaonis isolate MP-MQ-018 chromosome 2, ASM1337386v2, whole genome shotgun sequence, one region includes:
- the LOC105830691 gene encoding LETM1 domain-containing protein 1 has product MYKTLSKTFVREGVNILEPLKCAPIQRLQRGLVKDLEKERETGKVTSLKRYWFSRYINYIKNYERTLEQKFPRTMQMYRVFSVGSRSVYTDVKRFVTAIKRQGSNGVDSLTREELQLMHTMPRDLRKLSPLFLLSALPFTNYIIFPLALYFPRYLLTSHYWTLQQKLEFMLSEHKGRLKHNRPLFRCMQAELKSIKDKALRIKWRDAIACLGSGTHPTTKNIIACSKLFSGPPYSLDNLKRRHLKELLAIHGMSLWRPFKRKRLMERGMLILRMDHAILREGGVKEMSNEAMRWALSFRGVNPANMSIESMRSWLEQWLIVSASVNQNNISLLLHSPILLAYNHSTNWILIYN; this is encoded by the exons ATGTACAAGACGTTATCAAAAACATTCGTACGCGAGGGTGTGAACATATTGGAACCCTTGAAATGCGCTCCGATACAACGACTACAACGAGGTCTGGTAAAAGATCtggagaaggaaagagagacagGCAAAGTGACCAGCTTGAAACGGTATTGGTTCAGCAGGTACATAAATTACATCAAGAATTACGAACGCACGCTAGAGCAGAAGTTTCCGCGTACGATGCAAATGTACCGCGTGTTCAGCGTCGGCAGCAGAAGCGTATACACGGACGTGAAAAGGTTCGTCACCGCGATAAAGAGGCAAGGATCGAACGGGGTAGATAGCTTAACGCGGGAGGAACTGCAACTGATGCACACGATGCCGAGGGATCTGCGAAAGCTCTCGCCGTTGTTTCTACTGTCAGCCCTTCCGTTTAcgaactatattatttttccctTAGCCTTGTACTTTCCACGTTACCTACTGACGTCGCACTACTGGACGCTACAGCAGAAGCTAGAATTCATGCTGTCTGAACACAAGGGCAGGCTGAAACACAACAGGCCGTTGTTCAGATGCATGCAGGCGGAGCTCAAAAGTATCAAGGACAAAGCACTCAGGATAAAGTGGCGAGATGCTATAGCTTGTTTGGGAAGTGGTACACATCCAACCACCAAAAATATCATAGCTTGTTCTAAGCTTTTTTCAGGTCCACCATATTCCCTTGATAATCTCAAAAGAAGACATCTG AAAGAATTATTAGCGATACATGGTATGTCACTGTGGAGACCTTTCAAGAGGAAAAGACTGATGGAAAGGGGTATGTTAATATTACGAATGGATCACGCTATCTTGCGAGAGGGAGGAGTAAAAGAAATGTCTAATGAAGCGATGAGATGG gcATTATCCTTTAGAGGCGTCAATCCTGCAAATATGTCTATAGAAAGTATGAGAAGCTGGCTTGAACAATGGTTAATAGTATCGGCGTCTGTTAaccaaaataatatatctttattattacacaGTCCTATTTTATTAGCTTATAATCATTCTACAAATTGgattcttatatataattaa
- the LOC105830690 gene encoding zinc finger CCCH domain-containing protein 3, translating into MGVPTSASTKVNILNEIHYLKSCIQEQYKQKKQIILQSSEKANSSRKFKFVKSNIQSNQKSLVSDSSLNSKILPECSIKNIHVNSSLLATNVHVNPNFKPQKPTVHINPNMHTKPLIHVNPKMMRDISNLNQNLQNNISTTKITAKTNVNNIEQGNVKRSIYVNPTLLKKLSSSKEKLTDSKELVTTEQPVCSRLKLIKNIDNRKISPKKTSNSNIVLLSHRKLVRVSPAKHSLKTSSLFQRKLSKYVELKDKKFETQLEKVMKLKPLISNTLPSTSKISNLSKLNINKSNNKSKMTKYKIDRTVLHVSKTKEAGLSEITKVINDTKKLVTIGGIVYRASKNKLVRRNSLLKRKRSISGKSDKLNVSLNDKKRRIGKEVLNRTLETNIGSKTRLTFNVFPKTTYKNSISNKAKQRSIRILRNKMHKNNQPCLIFQRFGSCPNHKNGACPKRHDKKQVSLCKNFLQGKCFLNKCTLSHDVGPEKMPTCKYFLDGCCTRDACPYLHVKVSSNTSICIDFLQGYCAKGNKCQRRHEYLCPEFNKSGNCSKGECCPYPHKSHSSNSEKSAKYLSKTHDTQKYHAAFAREGNSEISNPESRLRYYEITDGLSEDFEKKKEILMTEPVKQININEIKQNQSLIKENQHELEITIYDRNVKRKVSIGSYIPIDHL; encoded by the exons ATGGGAGTTCCAACGTCTGCAAGTACAAAAGTCAACATATTGAACGAGattcattatttgaaaa gTTGTATACAGGAGCAATATAAACAgaaaaagcaaataatattGCAGTCTAGTGAAAAGGCTAATTCCagcagaaaatttaaatttgttaagtCAAACATTCAATCAAATCAAAAGAGTCTGGTTTCTGATTCCTCTTtgaattctaaaatattacctGAGTgttcaattaaaaacatacatGTAAACTCAAGTTTGCTTGCCACAAATGTTCATGTTAATCCAAATTTTAAACCACAAAAACCAACTGTGCATATCAATCCGAATATGCATACCAAGCCTTTAATACATGTTAATCCAAAAATGATGCGTGACATTTccaatttaaatcaaaacttacaaaataatataagcaCTACAAAAATTACAGCAAAAACAAATGTGAATAACATTGAGCAAGGAAATGTCAAGAGATCTATATATGTTAATCCGACATTGTTGAAGAAATTATCTTCTTCCAAAGAAAAGTTGACGGATTCTAAAGAATTAGTTACAACTGAACAACCTGTTTGTTCGAGATTAAAACTTATAAAGAATATCGATAATCGAAAGATTTCTCCGAAGAAGACTAGTAATTCTAACATTGTACTTTTATCACATAGAAAACTTGTTAGAGTATCTCCTGCAAAACACTCACTGAAAACTTCTTCACTGTTCCAAcgtaaattatcaaaatatgtagaattaaaagataaaaaatttgagacaCAATTGGAAAAAGTCATGAAACTGAAGCcattaataagtaatacgTTACCATCTACAagtaaaatatctaatttatcaaaattaaatatcaataaatctaataataaatctaaaatgaccaaatataaaatagatagaaCTGTGTTACATGTGTCAAAAACTAAAGAAGCTGGTCTCTCAGAAATAACGAAAGTTAT AAACGACACAAAGAAACTTGTTACTATTGGTGGTATTGTTTATAGAGCttccaaaaataaattagttcgGAGAAACTCTTTATTGAAAC GAAAGCGATCAATTAGTGGAAAAAGCGATAAACTTAATGTTTCtcttaatgataaaaaacgaCGAATAGGCAAAGAAGTTTTAAATCGCACATTAGAAACAAACATTGGTAGCAAGACAAGACTTACTTTCAATGTATTTCCAAAAACCACTTACAAAAATAGTATCAG CAACAAAGCGAAACAAAGAAGTATACGAATCCTACGGAAtaaaatgcacaaaaataaCCAGCCTTGCTTaatttttcaacgattcgGATCTTGTCCAAATCATAAAAATGGAGCATGTCCTAAACGGCATGATAAAAAACAAGTGTCGCTCTGCAAAAA CTTTCTGCaaggaaaatgttttttaaacaaatgcaCTTTATCTCACGATGTTGGACCTGAAAAGATGCCTACATGCAAATACTTCCTCGATGGCTGTTGTACAAGAGATGCCTGCCCTTATCTTCATGTTAAAGTCTCATCAAATACTTCAATTTGCATTGATTTTCTACAAGGATATTGTGCTAAGGGAAATAAG TGCCAACGACGTCACGAGTATCTTTGTCCTGAATTTAACAAGTCGGGAAATTGCAGCAAAGGTGAGTGTTGCCCTTATCCTCATAAATCACATTCCTCTAATTCTGAAAAAAGTGCTAAGTACTTAAGCAAAACACATgatacacaaaaatatcatGCTGCATTTGCTAGAGAAGGTAATTCTGAGATCTCAAACCCGGAAAGCAGATTAAGATATTATGAAATAACCGACGGTTTATCTGAAGattttgagaaaaagaaagagattcTAATGACCGAACCTGTAAAgcaaattaacattaatgaaattaaacaaaatcaatctctaataaaagaaaatcaacaTGAATTAGAGATAACGATTTACGATCGTAATGTAAAAAGGAAGGTCTCTATTGGCAGTTATATTCCTATTGATcatctttaa